The Pseudomonas orientalis genome contains a region encoding:
- a CDS encoding ATP-binding protein, protein MNQPPNRRILLIDDTPSIHEDFRKILMPDAQANQALDDMESALFGDTARPQAQAFELHCAYGGEEGLGLLTTAMAEKRPYALAFVDMRMPQGWDGAKTIEELWKVAPDLQVVVCTAYSDYSWDDLLSRLDAYDRVLILKKPFDNIEVQQMANTLANKWDMARRASLQTAQLERLVEQRTEALQLEINERKHLESQLVQSEKLASLGQLAAGVAHEINNPVGFISSNLSTLESYFNQLQQMLEAYQHSQALIPQQEPRDRLEALRTELELDFLREDIPVLIRESKEGIGRVVQIVKDLKNFSRVDNDQTWQFANLQHGIDSTLNIVASELKYKADVIKHYTPLPDIECLASQLNQVVMNLVINAAQAMGPERGTITISNGVDGDTIWLEVADNGCGIAADTVQRIFDPFFTTKPVGEGTGLGLSLSYGIVKKHRGDISVTSEPGKGTTFRVVLPIRQTAA, encoded by the coding sequence ATGAACCAGCCCCCCAACCGGCGCATCCTGCTGATCGATGACACCCCCTCCATTCATGAGGATTTTCGCAAGATCCTGATGCCCGACGCACAAGCCAACCAGGCGCTGGACGATATGGAGTCGGCGCTGTTCGGCGACACCGCCAGACCGCAGGCCCAGGCGTTCGAACTGCATTGTGCCTATGGCGGCGAAGAAGGCCTGGGCCTGTTGACCACCGCCATGGCGGAAAAACGTCCCTATGCCCTGGCCTTCGTTGACATGCGCATGCCCCAGGGCTGGGACGGCGCGAAGACCATCGAAGAGTTGTGGAAAGTCGCCCCTGACCTGCAGGTGGTGGTCTGCACCGCCTACTCGGATTACTCCTGGGACGACCTGCTGTCTCGCCTGGACGCTTATGACCGCGTACTGATCCTGAAAAAACCGTTCGACAACATTGAAGTCCAGCAAATGGCCAATACCCTGGCCAATAAATGGGACATGGCCCGGCGTGCTTCCCTGCAAACGGCGCAGTTGGAGCGACTGGTGGAACAACGCACCGAGGCGTTGCAACTGGAAATCAACGAGCGCAAGCACCTGGAAAGCCAACTGGTGCAGTCGGAGAAACTCGCATCGCTGGGGCAACTCGCCGCCGGCGTGGCCCATGAGATCAACAACCCGGTGGGCTTCATTTCATCCAACCTCAGCACCCTCGAGAGCTACTTCAACCAGCTGCAGCAAATGCTGGAGGCGTATCAGCACAGCCAAGCATTGATCCCGCAGCAGGAGCCGCGCGACCGGCTTGAGGCATTGCGCACAGAGCTGGAACTGGACTTTCTCAGGGAAGACATTCCGGTGCTGATCCGTGAGTCCAAGGAGGGTATTGGTCGCGTGGTACAGATCGTCAAGGACCTGAAGAACTTCTCACGGGTGGATAACGACCAGACCTGGCAGTTCGCCAACCTGCAACACGGCATCGATTCAACGCTGAACATCGTCGCCAGCGAACTCAAGTACAAGGCCGATGTGATCAAGCACTACACGCCATTGCCGGACATCGAATGCCTGGCCTCGCAGCTCAACCAGGTGGTGATGAACCTGGTGATCAACGCCGCCCAGGCCATGGGGCCGGAACGCGGCACCATCACCATCAGCAACGGCGTGGACGGCGACACCATCTGGCTGGAAGTGGCGGACAACGGCTGCGGCATTGCCGCCGACACCGTGCAGAGGATTTTCGACCCGTTCTTCACCACCAAGCCGGTGGGCGAAGGCACCGGTCTGGGGCTGTCGCTGTCCTACGGCATCGTCAAGAAACACCGGGGGGATATCTCGGTCACCAGTGAGCCGGGCAAGGGTACGACGTTTCGCGTGGTGCTGCCGATCCGGCAGACGGCGGCGTAG
- a CDS encoding DAHL domain-containing protein yields MRRFARRRASQLLLGFMTLFLASTLVFLYIKSSRDQTATYTQSRDLIRELQQLNAQWDSEVLKARIAITHNYDPLVMPLTEMTRIWAELESRDTYHGATDLAGWQAGRAAYQTAIQEKARLVDQFKSHNAVLRNSLAFLPTAEDDIQAQFNSIDDEGRLQLQGVATDTYDLLLSSLEFAQVTSDERAADILVGLGKLAINKQSLPSDFQAPVDILSNHISLILREQPVVNSLLERIAAVPVAERLDALTTHLNQDQQAADLVDHQYHRYLLVFSTLLVLLLLYLAVRLLRSFAEINRVNRALQSANETLEQRVERRTQQLKDAQSELMDSARQAGMAEIATNVLHNVGNVLNSVNISADLVSRKLRNSKAQGLGKAMQLINAHQADLGSFLTEDEKGKLLPGYLNQLVEAIAIEQQGMSEELTQLSKSVDHIKDIVSTQQSYAGACSLLEPVDIGALMDDALRMNAGALSRHHVTVVKQYAPVPQILGDKHRLLLIMVNLISNAKYAMSSLSERPRQITLTVEQTGDDRLRISVKDDGEGIPAENMTRIFTHGFTTRKEGHGFGLHSCALAAVEMHGQLTAHSDGPGLGAVFTLTIPLTLAGSTL; encoded by the coding sequence ATGAGACGATTCGCCCGCCGCCGTGCCAGCCAGTTGCTGCTGGGCTTCATGACGCTGTTCCTGGCCTCGACCCTGGTGTTCTTGTACATCAAGTCCTCCCGCGACCAAACGGCCACTTACACTCAGTCGCGGGACCTGATCCGCGAGCTCCAGCAGCTCAATGCGCAATGGGACAGCGAAGTGCTCAAGGCCCGGATCGCGATCACTCACAACTACGATCCACTGGTCATGCCGCTGACGGAAATGACCCGCATCTGGGCGGAACTCGAGAGCCGCGATACCTACCACGGCGCCACCGACCTGGCGGGTTGGCAAGCCGGCCGGGCGGCGTATCAGACGGCCATCCAGGAAAAAGCCCGGCTGGTGGACCAGTTCAAATCCCACAACGCCGTGTTGCGTAACTCACTGGCGTTTCTGCCGACCGCCGAAGATGACATCCAGGCCCAGTTCAACAGCATCGACGATGAAGGCCGCCTGCAACTGCAGGGTGTGGCCACCGACACCTACGACCTGCTGCTCAGCAGCCTGGAGTTCGCCCAGGTCACCAGCGACGAGCGTGCTGCCGATATCCTGGTGGGCCTGGGCAAGCTGGCAATCAACAAGCAGAGCCTGCCCAGTGACTTCCAGGCGCCGGTGGATATCCTGAGCAACCATATTTCGCTGATCCTGCGCGAACAGCCGGTGGTCAACAGCCTGCTTGAGCGGATTGCCGCCGTGCCCGTGGCCGAACGCCTCGACGCGCTGACCACCCACCTCAATCAGGACCAGCAGGCCGCCGACCTCGTCGATCATCAATACCATCGCTACCTCTTGGTGTTCTCGACGTTGCTGGTGCTGCTGCTGCTCTACCTGGCCGTACGCCTGCTGCGCAGTTTCGCCGAGATCAACCGCGTCAACCGCGCCTTGCAGTCGGCCAACGAAACCCTGGAGCAACGGGTGGAACGGCGTACGCAACAACTCAAGGATGCCCAGAGCGAACTGATGGACAGTGCCCGTCAGGCGGGCATGGCGGAGATCGCGACCAATGTGCTGCACAACGTCGGCAACGTGCTCAACAGCGTGAATATTTCCGCCGACCTGGTCAGCCGCAAACTGCGCAACAGCAAGGCCCAGGGCCTGGGCAAGGCCATGCAGTTGATCAACGCGCATCAGGCCGACCTGGGCAGCTTTCTCACCGAGGACGAAAAAGGCAAATTGCTACCGGGCTACCTGAATCAACTGGTTGAGGCGATTGCCATCGAGCAGCAGGGCATGAGCGAGGAGTTGACGCAACTGAGCAAGAGCGTCGACCACATCAAGGACATCGTTTCAACCCAGCAATCCTATGCCGGCGCTTGCTCGTTGCTCGAACCCGTCGATATCGGCGCGCTGATGGATGACGCCTTGCGCATGAACGCCGGTGCGCTGAGTCGTCACCATGTCACGGTGGTCAAGCAGTACGCGCCGGTACCGCAGATCCTGGGGGACAAACACCGGCTGCTGCTGATCATGGTCAACCTGATCAGCAACGCCAAGTACGCCATGTCCTCTCTGTCCGAGCGGCCACGGCAAATCACCCTGACGGTCGAGCAGACAGGTGACGACAGGCTCAGGATCAGTGTGAAGGACGATGGCGAAGGCATACCGGCCGAGAACATGACGCGGATCTTCACCCACGGGTTCACCACCCGCAAGGAAGGCCACGGCTTCGGCCTGCACAGCTGCGCGCTGGCGGCCGTGGAAATGCACGGCCAGCTCACGGCCCACAGCGACGGGCCGGGCCTTGGCGCGGTGTTTACCTTGACGATTCCCTTGACCCTTGCAGGAAGTACCCTATGA
- a CDS encoding cytochrome-c peroxidase: MSHVSNHRLVLTLALCLGTGAPLSAAPLNEALKPLPAVPTLDPAKVELGRQLFNEPRLSVNNSLSCASCHQLDAGGADNKPFSIGFDGKPVELNTPSVFNASLNFKQFWNGRVDTLQAQVEQVVISPVEMGSDWQTVVRNLAALPAYQNAFKQAYPDGVSAANVQNALATYERTLLTPNSRFDQYLLGNTEILTTQEKYGYQRFKDYGCIACHQGVNIGGNMFQKFGVMGDYFKARGNPLESDLGRYLLTKDEEDRHVFKVPSLRNVAVTAPYFHDASAKTLEEAVDVMFKYQLGRNPSQEDKDLIIQFLKTLTGEWAGKPL, translated from the coding sequence TTGAGCCATGTTTCCAATCACCGTCTGGTTCTTACGCTCGCGTTGTGTCTGGGCACCGGCGCGCCGCTATCGGCCGCACCACTGAACGAGGCGCTCAAGCCTCTGCCGGCGGTTCCGACGCTGGACCCGGCCAAGGTAGAGCTGGGTCGCCAGCTGTTCAACGAGCCGCGCTTGTCGGTCAATAACAGCTTGTCCTGTGCCAGCTGCCACCAGTTGGACGCCGGCGGGGCCGACAACAAACCGTTCTCCATCGGCTTTGACGGCAAACCGGTGGAGCTCAACACGCCCTCGGTGTTCAACGCCAGCCTGAACTTCAAGCAGTTCTGGAATGGTCGGGTGGACACGCTGCAAGCCCAGGTCGAACAGGTTGTGATCAGTCCGGTGGAAATGGGTAGCGACTGGCAAACCGTGGTGCGCAATCTCGCTGCACTGCCCGCCTACCAGAACGCCTTCAAGCAGGCGTACCCCGATGGCGTCAGCGCCGCCAATGTGCAGAATGCACTGGCGACCTACGAGCGCACGCTGCTGACGCCCAACTCACGGTTTGATCAATATCTGCTGGGTAACACCGAGATCCTGACCACCCAGGAAAAGTACGGCTACCAGCGCTTCAAGGACTACGGCTGCATTGCCTGCCACCAGGGCGTCAACATCGGCGGCAACATGTTTCAGAAATTCGGCGTGATGGGCGACTACTTCAAGGCGCGCGGTAATCCGCTGGAGTCCGACCTTGGGCGTTACCTGCTGACAAAGGACGAAGAAGACCGCCATGTGTTCAAGGTGCCCAGCCTGCGTAATGTGGCCGTTACCGCACCGTATTTCCACGATGCGTCGGCCAAGACCCTGGAAGAGGCGGTCGACGTGATGTTCAAGTACCAGTTGGGGCGCAACCCTTCCCAGGAGGACAAGGACCTGATCATCCAGTTTCTCAAGACCTTGACCGGCGAATGGGCGGGCAAGCCGCTATGA
- a CDS encoding putative bifunctional diguanylate cyclase/phosphodiesterase, protein MNPEPGRANRRILIVDDTASIHQDFRKILCADEHGEPSLDTLESALFGTAAPVRQAFELDSAYQGQEALVLVNKALEANAPYAMVFIDMRMPPGWDGLHTIEQLWDVDPNLQIALCTAYSDYSFEAIEARLKYNDQLLILKKPFDALEIRQMASALTWKWQLAQDAVLKVIGLERTIEERVQELLKVSHLLHYDALTELPNSTLLGDRLTQAIALGRRHDTQLAVMFIGLDRFKRINNALGYPAGDEVLQQVSQSLVATVRASDSVFRYGADEFVILLNDIQHPLQTQHIAQKVLNAVSATRHVAGHDLSVTASLGISIYPNDSSSAVGLVKQAETAMHTRKERGRNDFSFYTEDMNLRAQHQQNLESAIRQALDRDEFVVHYQPKLNLDSGRIVGAEALTRWSQPYGRVSPAEFIPVAEDSGLIVRLTQWVLRQACAQAQAWREMDLAPLCMSVNISAVDLRQRDFVDNLVAILEQTGLPPAMLELEITESVLMRNVDETVDTLQKIKAMGVRLALDDFGTGYSSITYLRRFPIDVLKIDQSFVSGLGVNHQDEQLISAIIGMGKSLALNIIAEGVETVEQLNFLKARRCEEGQGFLFSKALPPKDFVQLLHAKCSSLMPDQSP, encoded by the coding sequence ATGAATCCGGAGCCGGGACGCGCCAACCGTCGCATACTCATCGTCGATGACACCGCTTCGATCCACCAGGACTTTCGCAAGATCCTCTGTGCCGACGAGCACGGCGAGCCCTCCCTCGATACCTTGGAATCAGCTCTTTTCGGCACCGCCGCGCCAGTACGCCAGGCATTCGAGCTGGACTCTGCCTACCAGGGTCAGGAGGCACTGGTGCTGGTAAACAAGGCACTTGAGGCCAATGCGCCCTACGCCATGGTGTTTATCGATATGCGCATGCCCCCCGGCTGGGACGGGCTGCACACCATCGAACAGCTGTGGGACGTCGACCCCAACCTGCAAATTGCCCTGTGCACCGCCTATTCCGACTATTCCTTCGAGGCCATCGAAGCGCGCCTGAAATATAACGATCAGTTGCTGATCCTGAAAAAACCCTTCGATGCTTTGGAAATCCGTCAGATGGCCAGTGCGCTGACCTGGAAATGGCAACTGGCCCAGGACGCCGTGCTCAAGGTGATCGGCCTGGAACGCACCATCGAAGAACGCGTGCAGGAACTGCTCAAGGTCTCGCACCTGTTGCACTACGACGCCTTGACCGAGCTGCCCAACAGTACGCTGCTCGGTGACCGGCTGACACAGGCCATCGCCCTGGGCCGGCGGCATGACACGCAACTGGCGGTGATGTTTATCGGGCTCGACCGCTTCAAGCGCATCAACAACGCCCTGGGCTACCCGGCGGGCGACGAGGTACTTCAACAGGTGAGCCAAAGCCTGGTGGCGACGGTGCGCGCGTCGGACTCGGTGTTTCGCTACGGCGCCGACGAATTCGTGATCCTGCTCAACGACATCCAACATCCCCTGCAAACCCAGCATATTGCGCAAAAGGTGCTCAATGCCGTCAGCGCGACCCGTCACGTCGCGGGGCATGACCTGAGCGTGACCGCGAGCCTGGGGATCAGTATTTACCCCAACGACAGCAGCAGCGCGGTAGGTTTGGTCAAGCAGGCTGAAACCGCCATGCACACCCGCAAGGAACGCGGCCGGAACGACTTCAGTTTTTATACCGAAGACATGAACCTGCGCGCACAACACCAGCAAAACCTGGAGAGCGCGATCCGCCAGGCGTTAGACCGCGATGAGTTCGTGGTGCACTACCAGCCCAAGCTGAATCTGGACTCCGGGCGCATCGTCGGCGCAGAGGCGCTGACACGCTGGTCACAACCCTACGGTCGGGTCAGCCCGGCCGAGTTCATTCCGGTCGCCGAAGACAGCGGTCTGATCGTGCGCCTGACCCAGTGGGTATTGCGCCAGGCCTGCGCACAAGCCCAAGCCTGGCGGGAGATGGACCTGGCGCCGCTGTGCATGTCGGTGAATATCTCGGCAGTCGACCTTCGACAACGTGACTTTGTCGACAACCTGGTTGCCATCCTCGAACAGACCGGCCTGCCGCCAGCCATGCTGGAGCTGGAAATCACCGAGAGCGTGCTGATGCGGAATGTCGACGAAACCGTCGATACCCTGCAAAAGATCAAGGCCATGGGCGTGCGCCTGGCCCTGGATGATTTCGGCACCGGCTACTCCAGCATCACTTACTTGCGGCGCTTTCCTATCGATGTGCTGAAAATCGACCAGTCCTTCGTAAGCGGCCTCGGTGTGAATCACCAGGATGAACAATTGATCAGCGCTATCATCGGCATGGGCAAGAGCCTGGCGCTGAACATCATTGCCGAAGGCGTGGAAACTGTCGAACAACTGAATTTCCTGAAAGCCAGGAGGTGTGAAGAAGGTCAGGGCTTTCTATTCAGCAAAGCGTTGCCGCCCAAGGATTTCGTCCAGTTGCTGCACGCGAAGTGCTCGAGCCTGATGCCCGATCAATCGCCCTAG
- a CDS encoding HD domain-containing phosphohydrolase, producing the protein MDEQLAPKPAVLLVDDEESILNSLRRLLRSQPYDVVLATSGAQALEIMATRPIDLVMSDARMPGMDGATLLAEVHCLYPGTRRILLTGYADLTTMIKAINDGQIHRYISKPWNDEELQLILQQTLEHQRLERLTQAQHEQLKALNATLEKRVTARTAELQQTADMLDLAYDELKRSYVTGTEVFSLLANLRLPKDKQTNRALIELIRVYCAAQSMDEASTRDLTMAAALYNIGKLSWNDSMMIAPSDKLHSTDRALYREYPTQSESLLMTLEPMKDAARIIRHHQERWDGSGFPDHLKGDAIPPGSRLLKLAVDFIELQKGLILERHLNSDEALLYIRKYAGRLYDSELVEDFVQACATFLSDVTLGDPTVKVLTTRELEDGMVLARNLNADNGMLLLNAGKVLNLPLVDKLIAFEAMEGAKYSVFIKAPDEVPPLL; encoded by the coding sequence ATGGATGAACAACTCGCTCCCAAGCCCGCCGTTTTGCTGGTCGACGATGAAGAATCGATCCTCAACAGCCTGCGCCGCCTGTTGCGCAGCCAGCCCTATGACGTCGTGCTGGCCACCAGCGGCGCTCAGGCGCTGGAGATTATGGCGACCCGGCCCATCGATCTGGTGATGAGCGATGCGCGCATGCCGGGTATGGACGGGGCCACGCTGTTGGCCGAGGTCCACTGTCTCTACCCGGGTACCCGCCGCATTCTGCTCACCGGTTACGCCGACTTGACCACTATGATCAAGGCGATCAACGACGGCCAGATCCACCGCTACATCAGCAAACCCTGGAATGATGAGGAGTTGCAGCTGATCCTGCAGCAAACCCTCGAACACCAGCGGCTCGAACGTCTCACCCAGGCTCAGCACGAGCAGCTCAAGGCGCTCAACGCCACCCTGGAAAAACGCGTGACGGCGCGCACCGCCGAATTGCAACAGACCGCCGACATGCTCGACCTGGCCTACGACGAGCTCAAGCGCAGCTATGTGACCGGTACCGAAGTGTTTTCCCTGCTGGCCAACCTGCGCCTGCCCAAAGACAAGCAGACCAACCGCGCGTTGATCGAGTTGATCCGCGTGTACTGCGCCGCCCAGTCGATGGATGAAGCCAGCACCCGCGACCTGACCATGGCCGCCGCGCTTTACAACATCGGCAAACTCAGCTGGAACGACAGCATGATGATTGCGCCATCGGACAAGCTGCACAGTACCGACCGCGCGCTGTATCGCGAATACCCGACCCAGAGCGAGTCGCTGTTGATGACGCTGGAGCCCATGAAGGACGCGGCGCGCATCATTCGTCATCACCAGGAGCGCTGGGACGGCTCGGGGTTTCCCGACCACCTCAAGGGCGACGCGATCCCGCCCGGCTCGCGGCTGTTGAAGCTGGCCGTGGACTTCATCGAGTTGCAGAAGGGCTTGATCCTGGAGCGGCATCTGAACAGCGACGAAGCGCTGCTGTATATCCGCAAGTACGCCGGGCGCCTGTATGACTCGGAGCTGGTGGAGGATTTCGTGCAGGCCTGCGCCACCTTCCTCAGCGATGTGACTCTGGGCGATCCTACGGTCAAAGTCCTCACCACCCGCGAGCTGGAGGACGGTATGGTGCTGGCGCGCAACCTCAATGCCGACAACGGCATGCTGTTGCTCAACGCCGGCAAGGTGCTGAACCTGCCGCTGGTGGACAAGCTGATCGCATTCGAGGCCATGGAGGGCGCCAAGTACAGCGTGTTTATCAAGGCGCCCGACGAGGTACCGCCACTCCTGTAG
- a CDS encoding NUDIX hydrolase, with amino-acid sequence MSKIIRIAAALLIRGDGQTLLVRKRDTLAFMQPGGKIDAGEQPAEALVRELHEELNLRVDPNQAVYLGLFSAPAANEPGFTVEAALFKVQVDVAVTPSAEIEEVCWIDPMGEGDLHLAPLTRDLILPFYRDSLASA; translated from the coding sequence ATGTCCAAGATTATCCGCATTGCAGCCGCGCTGTTGATCCGTGGCGACGGCCAAACCCTGCTGGTGCGCAAGCGCGATACCCTGGCTTTCATGCAACCGGGTGGCAAGATCGACGCCGGCGAGCAACCTGCCGAGGCGCTCGTCCGTGAGTTGCACGAGGAGCTGAACCTGCGCGTTGATCCAAACCAAGCCGTCTATCTTGGCCTATTCTCGGCGCCTGCGGCCAACGAGCCGGGTTTTACCGTAGAGGCTGCGTTGTTCAAGGTGCAGGTCGACGTCGCCGTCACCCCTTCAGCAGAGATTGAAGAGGTGTGCTGGATCGACCCCATGGGCGAAGGTGACTTGCATCTGGCGCCATTGACGCGCGATTTGATCCTGCCGTTCTATCGCGATTCGCTGGCTAGCGCATGA
- a CDS encoding GNAT family N-acetyltransferase, which yields MMIRPLDADDAQAYRALMLEAYGAYPQAFTSSVAERASMPLSWWEKRLDSPLDCLLGGFDGERLAGIVGLAYEPREKARHKVTLFGLYVTEAYQQKGMGRQLVQAALEEARRHPCLKLIQLTVTAGNEAALALYQRCGFIQYGLEPLAVRVGVEYFDKIHMWRELQVG from the coding sequence ATGATGATTCGCCCGCTGGACGCCGACGATGCGCAAGCCTATCGGGCATTGATGCTCGAGGCCTATGGCGCCTATCCCCAAGCGTTCACGTCCAGTGTCGCGGAGCGTGCCTCGATGCCATTGAGCTGGTGGGAAAAGCGTCTCGACAGCCCGCTGGATTGCCTGTTGGGCGGCTTTGATGGAGAGCGACTGGCCGGTATCGTCGGCCTGGCCTACGAGCCTCGCGAAAAGGCGCGGCACAAGGTGACCTTGTTCGGCCTGTACGTGACCGAGGCTTATCAGCAGAAGGGAATGGGGCGGCAGTTGGTGCAAGCAGCGCTTGAGGAAGCTCGCCGGCATCCGTGCTTGAAACTGATTCAACTGACCGTCACCGCTGGAAATGAAGCTGCGTTGGCACTTTACCAACGCTGCGGCTTCATCCAGTACGGCCTCGAGCCACTGGCGGTGCGGGTAGGTGTCGAGTATTTCGACAAGATCCACATGTGGCGCGAACTCCAGGTTGGCTGA
- the metR gene encoding transcriptional regulator MetR, with protein MLEIRHLKTLHALREADSLVEAAERLHLTQSALSHQFKELEERLGMPLFVRKTKPVRFTSAGLRLLQLADATLPLLRGAERDIARLAGGTAGRLHMAIECHSCFQWLMPTIDQFRDVWPEVELDLASGFAFAPLPALARGDLDLVVTSDPMELPGITYVPLFTYEAMLAVANQHALANKSYIVPEDLLTETLITYPVERDRLDIFTRFLEPADVEPAQVRTSELTVMMMQLVASGRGVCGMPHWALHEYSSRGYVKAKRLGEKGLFATLYAGIRADMLDAPYMRDFLLTAKDTSFSTLDGVSAVR; from the coding sequence GTGCTGGAAATTCGTCATCTAAAAACGCTGCACGCGCTGCGCGAGGCCGACAGCCTGGTGGAAGCCGCCGAACGCCTGCACTTGACCCAGTCCGCCCTCTCCCATCAGTTCAAAGAACTGGAAGAGCGCCTGGGCATGCCGCTGTTCGTGCGCAAGACCAAACCGGTGCGCTTCACCAGCGCTGGCCTGCGCCTGCTGCAACTGGCCGACGCCACTCTGCCACTGCTGCGCGGTGCCGAGCGCGATATTGCGCGGCTGGCTGGCGGTACCGCTGGGCGCTTGCACATGGCGATCGAATGCCACAGTTGTTTCCAGTGGCTGATGCCGACCATCGACCAGTTCCGTGATGTCTGGCCGGAAGTCGAATTGGACCTGGCCTCGGGCTTTGCCTTCGCGCCGCTGCCGGCCCTGGCCCGTGGCGACCTCGACCTGGTGGTGACCTCCGACCCGATGGAACTGCCAGGCATCACCTACGTGCCGCTGTTCACCTACGAAGCCATGCTGGCGGTGGCCAACCAGCACGCGCTAGCGAACAAGTCTTACATCGTGCCGGAAGACCTGCTGACAGAAACCCTGATCACCTACCCGGTGGAACGTGACCGCCTGGACATCTTCACCCGCTTCCTTGAACCGGCCGACGTCGAACCCGCCCAGGTGCGGACCTCGGAGCTGACCGTGATGATGATGCAACTGGTGGCCAGCGGCCGTGGGGTGTGCGGCATGCCCCACTGGGCGCTGCATGAATACAGCTCACGCGGATATGTGAAGGCCAAGCGTTTGGGTGAGAAGGGTTTGTTCGCTACGTTGTATGCGGGCATTCGTGCCGACATGCTCGATGCGCCTTACATGCGCGACTTTTTGCTGACGGCCAAAGACACCTCGTTTTCCACCCTGGATGGCGTCAGCGCAGTGCGTTGA